In Halofilum ochraceum, a single genomic region encodes these proteins:
- a CDS encoding type II toxin-antitoxin system HipA family toxin — MTAESLEVWLEGRRAGQLAVAGGTLVFTYAADYQADPHATPLSLSMPLDGPACHEGGPAHLFFAGLLPEGRVLEYVARQHRISESNVFGLLEAIGGDCAGAVSVIPADTEGDGASPYHEPMDARTLAKLLAELPRWPVRPDHGGIRLSLAGAQNKLPVAFHDGDYALPHGAAASTHILKPAMAVHEDFAWATVENEAFCLALARRVGLPVPRSGIVDLGGPVLMLARYDRVWGDDAAGHAGFSSVRRVHQEDFCQAMALPPSAKYENEGGPGFAACVECVRRHADVPVRDGGALLRWLVFNYLIGNADAHAKNLSFLLRGAGVELAPFYDLMSTAVYPDHAGNMAMKIGGQYDPAWLVRAEYWKRGAEDAGVRWPSLRRTLTEMATAVATHAPSARAEVEDQVGAPVDLLGAISDEVIARNADRLIALTG, encoded by the coding sequence ATGACGGCTGAGTCCCTCGAGGTCTGGCTCGAAGGCCGCCGGGCCGGGCAGCTTGCCGTTGCTGGCGGGACGCTCGTGTTCACCTACGCCGCGGACTATCAGGCGGATCCGCATGCCACCCCGCTCTCGCTGTCGATGCCGCTCGATGGCCCGGCGTGCCATGAGGGCGGGCCGGCGCACCTGTTTTTTGCGGGATTGCTGCCCGAGGGGCGCGTGCTCGAGTACGTCGCCAGGCAGCATCGGATCTCCGAGTCGAACGTGTTCGGGCTGCTGGAGGCCATCGGGGGTGACTGCGCCGGGGCCGTCAGCGTGATCCCCGCGGATACGGAAGGAGATGGAGCGTCGCCGTACCACGAGCCGATGGATGCCCGGACGCTGGCGAAGTTGTTGGCGGAGCTGCCGCGTTGGCCGGTGCGCCCGGACCATGGGGGCATCCGGCTGTCACTCGCGGGGGCGCAGAACAAGCTGCCCGTGGCTTTTCATGACGGCGACTATGCGCTGCCGCATGGTGCGGCCGCATCGACCCATATCCTCAAACCGGCGATGGCGGTTCACGAGGACTTCGCGTGGGCGACCGTGGAGAATGAGGCCTTCTGCCTCGCGCTTGCCCGCCGTGTGGGTCTGCCGGTGCCGCGCAGCGGGATCGTGGACCTCGGCGGGCCGGTGCTGATGCTGGCGCGTTACGATCGGGTCTGGGGCGACGACGCAGCCGGTCATGCGGGCTTCTCCTCGGTTCGCCGCGTCCACCAGGAGGATTTCTGCCAGGCGATGGCGCTGCCCCCGAGTGCGAAGTACGAGAACGAGGGTGGTCCGGGGTTTGCCGCGTGCGTGGAGTGCGTGCGGCGGCATGCGGATGTGCCGGTCCGGGATGGTGGTGCGCTGCTGCGCTGGCTGGTCTTCAATTACCTGATCGGCAACGCCGACGCCCACGCCAAAAACCTTTCTTTCCTGCTGCGCGGGGCGGGCGTCGAACTCGCGCCGTTTTATGATCTGATGTCGACTGCGGTGTATCCCGATCATGCCGGCAACATGGCGATGAAGATCGGCGGTCAATACGACCCCGCGTGGCTGGTCCGGGCCGAGTACTGGAAGCGGGGCGCCGAGGATGCCGGTGTTCGCTGGCCGTCACTGCGACGCACGCTGACGGAGATGGCTACAGCCGTCGCCACGCATGCGCCATCGGCACGGGCGGAGGTAGAGGATCAGGTGGGCGCGCCGGTCGATCTCCTGGGCGCGATCAGTGACGAGGTGATCGCGCGTAATGCCGATCGGTTGATCGCGTTGACCGGGTGA
- a CDS encoding helix-turn-helix transcriptional regulator, whose translation MPDREDVIHDAAELGRAIRARRKALAVDQAELAGFAGSGPRFLSELERGKPTARIGKVLAVLDALGLEITIRPKRRRSDDG comes from the coding sequence ATGCCCGATCGGGAAGATGTTATTCATGACGCCGCCGAACTGGGGCGCGCCATCCGCGCCCGGCGCAAGGCGCTCGCTGTGGATCAGGCCGAACTGGCCGGGTTCGCGGGTTCCGGGCCCCGGTTTCTGTCCGAGCTCGAACGCGGCAAACCGACCGCACGGATCGGCAAGGTCCTCGCCGTGCTTGATGCCCTTGGGCTTGAGATCACGATCCGCCCGAAACGGCGTCGTTCCGATGACGGCTGA
- a CDS encoding MraY family glycosyltransferase, producing MEGLTTDIVQLLTLAGTPLVAAGLVAVLHGPITRVGLVDTPDHRKLHDGAIPLAGGPAMALAFAAMLLASGAWSVHYQGLLVAMALLCVTGVVDDRHGLSAGLKFALQIGAALILIYFNDLTIDHLGAITGDGRVALGGWNAPFTVLCVVGLINAINMLDGLDGLAGGVVAVMLGALALVALIGGAPAAAIGPGLMLGALLGFLAYNFPGVRGKRPRIFMGDSGSMMLGVAVAWFAIDITFQRGTGIPPMAIAWILALPVVDTVVIMTRRILKGRHPMSPDREHLHHIMQRAGLSQTGTTWLAMGLTALTGLIGIGAWQLGIDSVWLFASFLLLIGLNMIVVNHAWRIARWIRRLQPRFRQPQNMTKSGTHPASASTGKNCPNDRRREH from the coding sequence ATGGAAGGACTCACAACGGACATCGTCCAGCTCCTCACCCTCGCCGGCACGCCGCTGGTCGCGGCCGGCCTGGTCGCCGTCCTGCACGGCCCCATAACGCGCGTGGGCCTCGTCGACACCCCCGATCACCGCAAACTCCACGACGGCGCCATCCCGCTGGCCGGCGGCCCCGCGATGGCACTCGCCTTCGCCGCCATGCTGCTGGCGAGCGGCGCCTGGTCCGTGCACTACCAGGGCCTGCTCGTCGCCATGGCGCTGCTCTGCGTCACCGGCGTCGTCGACGACCGCCACGGCCTGAGCGCCGGCCTCAAGTTCGCGCTGCAGATCGGCGCCGCGCTGATCCTGATTTACTTCAACGACCTGACCATTGACCACCTCGGCGCCATCACCGGCGACGGCCGCGTCGCCCTCGGCGGCTGGAACGCGCCGTTCACGGTCCTGTGCGTGGTCGGACTGATCAACGCCATCAACATGCTCGACGGCCTCGACGGCCTCGCCGGCGGCGTGGTCGCCGTAATGCTCGGTGCGCTCGCGCTGGTCGCCCTCATCGGCGGCGCGCCCGCCGCCGCCATCGGCCCCGGCCTCATGCTCGGCGCCCTGCTCGGCTTCCTCGCCTACAACTTCCCGGGCGTGCGCGGCAAACGGCCGCGGATCTTCATGGGGGATTCCGGGAGCATGATGCTCGGCGTCGCCGTCGCCTGGTTCGCGATCGACATCACCTTCCAGCGCGGCACCGGCATCCCGCCCATGGCCATCGCCTGGATCCTCGCCCTGCCGGTGGTGGACACCGTGGTCATCATGACGCGCCGCATCCTCAAGGGCCGTCACCCCATGAGCCCGGACCGCGAGCACCTGCATCACATCATGCAGCGCGCCGGCCTGTCGCAGACCGGGACTACCTGGCTGGCGATGGGCCTGACCGCCCTGACGGGGCTCATCGGCATCGGCGCCTGGCAGCTCGGCATCGACTCGGTGTGGCTGTTCGCCAGCTTCCTGCTGCTGATCGGCCTCAACATGATCGTGGTCAACCACGCATGGCGCATCGCCCGCTGGATCCGCAGACTTCAGCCGCGGTTCCGGCAACCGCAGAACATGACGAAATCAGGGACCCACCCGGCCTCCGCCAGCACCGGCAAGAACTGCCCCAACGACCGCCGCAGGGAACACTGA